One part of the Anaerolineales bacterium genome encodes these proteins:
- a CDS encoding YcaQ family DNA glycosylase, producing MAKLLPPELIISKQQARRYLVSYHRLAPPRSLAGKAGALQFVRQVNCIQYDPINIVGQNPHLVLQSRVRNYKPHVLDELLYADRSLVDGFDKVMSIYPTEDWPFFGAYRERMGQRYKQASSTQKAAKLLDWVRSEVKTRGPLSSLELEDDTKMDWWLANSARAARIALDILFYSGELVVHHRVGTRRYFEYAHRTLDKKLLAKADPHGSLEAYREWHVMRRLESMGMARPIGNDHWVGVNRQGSLQPSFARLLGREQVARVGVEGIKGQEFYVPRAQLAALQAPARKSKAQAAFIAPLDNFLWDRTMIEHIFDFFYRWEVYVPEPKRQYGYYVLPVLYGDELIARLDPGFVRDSKTFLIKNWWWQPRAPRKDEAAIDALAECVRQFARYLGAQAVQIGPLAKRDTSLKQIVKLAQS from the coding sequence ATGGCAAAACTGCTCCCGCCCGAGCTCATCATCAGCAAACAACAGGCGCGCCGCTACCTGGTGAGTTACCACCGCCTCGCCCCGCCGCGTTCACTGGCGGGCAAAGCCGGCGCGCTGCAGTTCGTCCGCCAGGTCAACTGCATCCAGTACGATCCCATCAACATCGTGGGCCAGAACCCGCACCTGGTACTGCAATCCCGCGTGCGCAACTACAAGCCGCACGTGCTCGACGAGCTGCTGTATGCCGACCGAAGCCTGGTGGACGGCTTCGACAAGGTCATGTCGATCTACCCCACCGAGGACTGGCCCTTCTTCGGAGCTTACCGCGAGCGGATGGGCCAGCGCTACAAGCAGGCCAGCAGCACACAGAAGGCGGCCAAACTGCTGGACTGGGTGCGCAGCGAGGTCAAGACCCGCGGGCCGCTCTCATCGCTGGAGCTGGAAGACGACACCAAGATGGATTGGTGGCTGGCCAACTCGGCCCGGGCAGCCCGTATTGCGCTGGATATTCTGTTCTACAGCGGCGAACTGGTGGTGCACCACCGCGTCGGCACACGCCGCTATTTCGAATACGCCCACCGCACGCTGGACAAGAAGCTGCTCGCCAAGGCTGACCCGCACGGCAGCCTGGAGGCCTACCGCGAGTGGCACGTCATGCGCCGCCTCGAGAGCATGGGCATGGCCCGCCCGATAGGCAATGACCACTGGGTGGGTGTCAACCGCCAGGGTTCGCTGCAACCCTCGTTTGCACGCCTGCTTGGCCGCGAGCAGGTGGCCCGCGTGGGCGTTGAGGGCATCAAGGGCCAGGAGTTCTACGTTCCCCGGGCGCAGCTGGCGGCCCTGCAGGCGCCGGCGCGCAAAAGCAAGGCTCAGGCCGCCTTCATCGCCCCACTGGACAATTTCCTATGGGATCGCACGATGATCGAGCACATTTTTGATTTCTTCTATCGCTGGGAAGTGTATGTGCCCGAACCGAAACGCCAATATGGCTACTACGTGCTGCCGGTGCTGTATGGTGACGAGTTGATCGCCCGCCTGGACCCCGGTTTCGTGCGTGACAGCAAGACCTTCCTGATCAAGAATTGGTGGTGGCAGCCCCGCGCGCCGCGCAAGGACGAGGCCGCCATTGATGCACTGGCTGAATGCGTGCGCCAGTTCGCCAGATATCTGGGCGCGCAGGCGGTGCAAATTGGCCCGCTCGCCAAACGCGATACAAGCCTCAAGCAAATTGTGAAACTAGCCCAAAGTTAG
- a CDS encoding ABC transporter substrate-binding protein, producing the protein MFQARRAVLVFTCLAAALAACQPLPAVSLATPVRLPTNTPFAFSSLYGQLAPTYTPTPQAELEPTATQPPALSGESIPIHLFCTQSSPLGELAAARAAAFEAAVAAHNAAGGIQGAQMALQVTDIGAAEDPAELAGDALAASGAPLAVLCDAASEAALAELLTQRRTPAIALGALAERRGGLYGIEPPPSQALAYLLRTLKTNWGTVKPTGASSTLRLAVLNWPEAYAGIAVSDELAAYAEEQRIELVYQAEYEPRHDLNVYDSLFALRDEHANLIFVNADSYGLAQVLNALSHLGVRSRVVVATPAAAYEPVLYTYLADPAFAEGLYIVSAWDYTPQNWEQLHMHAALALAEDALARALDAGGGPQALTPAAVAQALQAAPFGPLDFAGGARWPAQLALWQVGAAPGQLTRVAEPAALPDLP; encoded by the coding sequence ATGTTCCAAGCCCGCCGCGCCGTCCTTGTATTCACCTGCCTAGCCGCGGCGCTGGCCGCCTGCCAGCCGCTGCCCGCCGTCTCGCTCGCAACCCCGGTGAGGCTGCCGACTAATACCCCCTTTGCCTTCTCCAGCTTGTACGGCCAGCTGGCGCCCACCTATACGCCCACCCCGCAAGCGGAGCTAGAGCCAACCGCCACCCAGCCGCCAGCGCTGAGCGGCGAAAGCATCCCCATCCATTTGTTCTGCACGCAAAGCAGCCCGCTGGGCGAACTGGCCGCGGCCCGCGCCGCCGCCTTTGAGGCGGCGGTGGCTGCACACAACGCGGCCGGCGGCATCCAGGGCGCGCAGATGGCCCTGCAGGTCACTGACATCGGCGCGGCCGAAGACCCGGCCGAGCTGGCCGGGGATGCGCTGGCTGCATCGGGCGCGCCGCTGGCGGTGCTGTGCGATGCAGCCAGCGAAGCCGCCCTGGCCGAGCTGCTGACCCAACGCCGCACGCCGGCGATTGCACTGGGGGCACTGGCTGAGCGGCGCGGCGGGTTGTACGGCATCGAACCGCCGCCCAGCCAGGCGCTGGCTTACCTGCTGCGCACGCTTAAAACGAATTGGGGCACGGTCAAGCCGACCGGCGCCAGCAGCACCCTGCGCCTGGCGGTGCTCAACTGGCCTGAGGCCTACGCCGGCATCGCGGTCAGCGATGAGCTGGCCGCCTACGCAGAGGAGCAGCGCATCGAGCTGGTGTACCAGGCTGAATACGAGCCGCGCCACGACCTCAATGTCTACGATTCCCTCTTTGCGCTACGGGACGAGCACGCCAACCTGATCTTTGTGAATGCTGATTCATATGGGCTGGCCCAAGTGCTCAATGCTCTCTCCCACCTGGGCGTGCGCAGCCGCGTAGTGGTGGCCACGCCGGCGGCGGCCTATGAGCCGGTGCTATACACCTACCTGGCCGACCCGGCTTTCGCCGAGGGGCTGTACATCGTCTCGGCCTGGGACTATACGCCGCAGAACTGGGAACAACTGCACATGCACGCGGCCTTGGCACTGGCCGAGGATGCGCTGGCCCGCGCCCTGGATGCTGGCGGTGGCCCGCAGGCGCTGACGCCGGCAGCGGTGGCGCAGGCGCTGCAAGCTGCGCCCTTCGGCCCGCTGGATTTTGCGGGCGGGGCGCGCTGGCCTGCCCAGCTGGCGCTGTGGCAGGTGGGCGCCGCGCCCGGCCAGCTGACCCGGGTCGCCGAGCCGGCCGCGCTGCCGGACCTTCCCTAA
- a CDS encoding 4a-hydroxytetrahydrobiopterin dehydratase, giving the protein MSATTPLTQQACVPCRGDEPSLSQPEIDRMLPQVPEWQTVTVANVPRLRRTFRFDDFAGALAFTQQVGELAEAEGHHPVLRTEWGRVRVDWWTHKINGLHNNDFVMAAKTDELFGG; this is encoded by the coding sequence ATGAGCGCTACTACGCCTCTGACGCAACAAGCCTGCGTTCCCTGCCGTGGCGATGAGCCCAGCCTGAGCCAGCCTGAGATCGACCGCATGCTGCCGCAGGTGCCCGAGTGGCAAACCGTCACCGTGGCCAATGTGCCCCGCCTGCGCCGCACCTTCCGCTTTGATGATTTTGCCGGCGCGCTGGCCTTCACCCAACAGGTGGGTGAGCTGGCCGAGGCCGAGGGCCACCACCCGGTGCTGCGCACCGAGTGGGGCCGGGTGCGGGTGGACTGGTGGACGCACAAGATCAATGGTTTGCACAACAATGATTTTGTGATGGCTGCCAAGACCGACGAGCTGTTCGGCGGCTGA
- a CDS encoding queuosine precursor transporter has translation MAKKQTVETISRAAVVVIAAYIAAQMLSDVASVKIGVLTLPALGSLAVDMGTFIYPITFTLRDLVHKLLGRQAARTLVVAAGAINLVMAAYLVWAANFPSDASWGLGAEFAAVLAPVWRITLASIAAEVVSELLDTELYHLFVTRVTRRYQWARVLVSNSLSVPVDNVIFAVGAFGGLLPWATVWGIFVVNLLVKYAVTLVSLPLIYVVPERRIRK, from the coding sequence ATGGCAAAGAAACAAACAGTGGAAACGATCTCGCGTGCCGCGGTGGTGGTGATCGCCGCCTACATCGCCGCGCAGATGCTCTCGGACGTGGCCAGCGTCAAGATCGGCGTGCTGACATTGCCGGCCCTCGGCAGCCTGGCGGTGGATATGGGCACCTTCATTTACCCCATCACCTTCACCCTGCGCGATCTGGTGCACAAGCTGCTCGGCCGCCAGGCGGCCCGCACGCTGGTGGTGGCGGCCGGCGCCATCAACCTGGTGATGGCGGCCTACCTGGTGTGGGCGGCCAACTTCCCCAGCGACGCCAGCTGGGGGCTGGGCGCCGAGTTTGCCGCCGTGCTGGCGCCGGTGTGGCGCATCACCCTGGCCTCCATCGCCGCCGAAGTGGTGAGCGAGCTGCTGGATACGGAGCTCTATCATCTGTTCGTGACGCGCGTCACGCGCCGCTACCAGTGGGCGCGGGTGCTGGTGAGCAACAGCCTCAGCGTACCGGTGGACAATGTCATCTTTGCCGTGGGCGCCTTTGGCGGGCTGCTGCCGTGGGCGACGGTATGGGGCATCTTTGTGGTCAATCTGCTGGTGAAGTACGCGGTGACGCTGGTGAGCCTGCCGCTGATCTATGTGGTGCCGGAGCGGCGCATTAGAAAATAA